The following proteins are co-located in the Synechococcus sp. PROS-U-1 genome:
- a CDS encoding histidine kinase, producing the protein MVKDGPKTRQPLKLLLVAARHHLSGQDLRSLVQFLEREDLGFEVTLQVADPSQQPELLELHRLVVTPALIKLAPNPKQVFAGSNILQQLKGWVPRWKQEGVVSGLGLSLRPTELDGSRTQKELQLEDQLLVLRQENETLIDRVHAQERLLRMVAHELRTPLTAAALALQSQRLGQIDMNRFQDVITRRLEEMEALSKDLLEVGTTRWETLFNPQRLDLASVSAEVILELEKLWLGRNVEIQTDIPADLPKVFADQRRMRQVLLNLLENALKYTGDGGHISLTMLHRTSQRVEVSVCDSGPGIPEAEQQRIFLDRVRLPQTSDQTTGYGVGLAVCRRIVEVHGGKIWVVSDPGEGACFTFTVPIWQGQGVEWGQAVLTEGPTKP; encoded by the coding sequence GTGGTGAAGGACGGTCCCAAGACACGTCAACCGTTGAAGCTGTTGCTGGTTGCAGCTCGGCATCACCTGTCTGGCCAGGATCTCCGATCACTGGTGCAGTTCCTGGAACGGGAGGACCTGGGATTCGAAGTCACCCTGCAGGTTGCTGATCCCTCACAGCAACCCGAACTCCTGGAATTGCACCGCCTCGTGGTGACGCCAGCACTGATCAAACTTGCTCCCAACCCGAAACAGGTCTTTGCAGGAAGCAACATCCTGCAGCAACTCAAAGGATGGGTGCCGCGCTGGAAGCAGGAAGGGGTGGTGAGCGGTCTTGGCCTCAGCCTCAGACCCACCGAGCTTGATGGAAGTCGAACCCAGAAGGAACTCCAACTAGAGGATCAACTCCTGGTGCTGCGGCAAGAGAACGAGACATTGATCGATCGCGTTCATGCCCAAGAACGCTTGTTGAGGATGGTGGCCCACGAACTCCGCACACCCCTTACGGCAGCGGCCTTGGCCCTGCAAAGCCAGCGACTGGGACAGATCGATATGAACCGTTTTCAGGATGTGATCACCCGCCGCCTTGAGGAGATGGAGGCGCTGTCGAAGGATTTGCTCGAAGTGGGGACCACCCGCTGGGAAACGCTGTTCAACCCTCAGCGCCTCGACCTTGCCAGCGTTTCAGCAGAAGTGATTCTCGAGCTTGAAAAATTATGGTTGGGTCGAAATGTCGAAATACAAACTGATATTCCTGCTGACCTGCCCAAGGTGTTTGCCGACCAGCGCCGCATGCGTCAGGTGCTGCTGAATCTCCTGGAAAATGCCCTGAAGTACACCGGGGATGGAGGTCATATCTCGCTCACCATGCTGCACCGCACCAGTCAGCGGGTGGAGGTGAGTGTTTGTGACAGTGGACCCGGCATTCCGGAAGCGGAACAACAGCGGATTTTCTTGGATCGGGTGCGCCTGCCGCAAACCTCCGACCAAACCACCGGGTATGGCGTGGGACTGGCCGTCTGTCGCCGCATCGTCGAGGTGCACGGTGGCAAGATCTGGGTTGTCTCCGACCCTGGAGAGGGAGCCTGCTTCACCTTCACGGTGCCGATCTGGCAAGGGCAAGGTGTCGAATGGGGACAGGCCGTCTTGACGGAGGGTCCGACCAAGCCCTAG
- the pepN gene encoding aminopeptidase N, which produces MTAAASIRLADYTPWAFDLPDISLDVNIQSDHVVVRSRLSLEPRRSGEPLVLCGVDLEIQSLAIDQTPLQSEDYCFAEGRLTIPNVPGQPFVLETCCRLDPYSNSSLEGLYASGGLLSTQCEAEGFRRISLHPDRPDVLSRWQVRIEANSSTCPVLLSNGNAVQDERVGTDRHAVTWDDPFPKPSYLFALVAGDLREIRDHYTTASGRQVTLRLHVEEGDEPFTAHAMASLKRSMGWDESVYNLEYDLDEYNIVAVRHFNMGAMENKSLNIFNSKLVLADAVTATDAELERIESVIAHEYFHNWSGNRITCRDWFQLSLKEGLTVFRDQCFTADLHSEAVKRIEDVAMLRNTQFREDAGPTAHPVKPSEYQAIDNFYTTTIYEKGAELIRMLHTLLGPERFMQGMEVYVQRFDGTAATTEDFVQAIADGATRQGEPLGFDLERFQRWYHQAGTPELRVERHWNSSLGQLTVDLRQSTPPTPGQAEKLPLVLPIAMALVGDQGRVGEEELLVMEGEHASITLQGQPGDNAPALSMLRRFSAPVHVRLDQSLEECLQLLSSDDDPFCRWDAAQRLARQVLLARAENQPNHAVEEALIQALEQRITAYVGGDGMDLAVLLALPGLAELEALQSPVDPLLLDQAFRDWTQEMGVRLQPSLRRLLDLARADWALAWPAGQGGRALTALAWRWLAAAGDASVQAEALAAVSGPSMTLARGALRALLPHESAEREQAMALFYDRWQDKPVILDAWFAMEASAPRPNALERVQQLLEHPRFDPLAPNSLRAVLGGFTSNVPAFHATDGSGYRFMAGQIAAVDSRNPITASRMAKVFSRCSSYGPERQRVMRQAIDQLACQPLSANTAEVVQLLMT; this is translated from the coding sequence ATGACTGCAGCTGCTTCGATCCGTCTGGCGGACTACACGCCATGGGCCTTTGATCTCCCCGACATTTCCTTGGATGTGAACATTCAGAGCGACCATGTCGTCGTTAGGTCCAGGCTCAGCCTTGAACCGCGCCGGTCCGGAGAGCCTCTGGTGCTGTGCGGAGTCGATCTTGAGATTCAATCGCTTGCGATCGACCAGACGCCTTTGCAGTCTGAGGATTACTGCTTCGCTGAGGGACGTCTCACCATCCCCAACGTGCCAGGCCAGCCGTTTGTGCTGGAGACCTGTTGTCGTCTTGATCCCTACTCCAACAGTTCGCTTGAAGGTTTGTATGCCAGTGGTGGTCTGCTGAGCACCCAGTGCGAGGCCGAGGGATTCCGGCGCATCAGCCTGCACCCCGATCGTCCGGATGTGCTGAGCCGTTGGCAGGTGCGGATTGAGGCCAACAGCAGCACGTGTCCTGTGCTTCTCAGCAATGGCAATGCCGTTCAGGACGAGCGCGTCGGCACTGATCGTCATGCTGTGACCTGGGACGATCCGTTCCCCAAACCCTCCTATCTGTTTGCCCTGGTGGCAGGAGACCTCAGGGAGATTCGTGATCACTACACAACGGCGTCGGGCCGGCAGGTCACCCTGCGATTGCATGTGGAGGAGGGAGATGAACCGTTCACGGCCCACGCCATGGCGTCGTTGAAGCGATCCATGGGCTGGGATGAGTCTGTTTACAACCTCGAGTACGACCTTGATGAGTACAACATTGTTGCCGTCCGTCACTTCAATATGGGAGCGATGGAAAACAAAAGTCTGAATATCTTCAATTCAAAGCTTGTTCTCGCCGACGCGGTAACGGCAACCGACGCCGAGCTCGAACGAATTGAAAGTGTGATTGCCCACGAATATTTTCATAACTGGAGTGGCAATCGCATTACATGTAGGGATTGGTTTCAGCTTTCGCTCAAAGAAGGGCTGACCGTCTTTCGTGATCAATGTTTTACTGCAGATCTGCATTCTGAAGCGGTGAAGCGCATTGAAGATGTTGCGATGCTGCGCAACACCCAATTCCGAGAGGATGCAGGCCCCACTGCCCATCCGGTGAAGCCATCGGAATACCAGGCGATCGATAACTTCTACACAACAACCATTTATGAAAAAGGCGCGGAATTGATCCGCATGCTCCACACCCTGCTTGGTCCTGAGCGGTTCATGCAGGGAATGGAGGTGTACGTGCAACGTTTTGATGGCACGGCTGCCACAACGGAAGACTTTGTTCAGGCGATCGCCGATGGAGCCACCAGACAGGGAGAACCCCTGGGATTTGATCTGGAGCGGTTTCAGCGCTGGTACCACCAGGCCGGAACGCCGGAACTCAGGGTTGAACGGCACTGGAATTCCTCACTTGGCCAGTTGACCGTCGACTTGCGCCAGTCGACGCCCCCCACGCCGGGACAGGCTGAAAAGTTGCCGCTCGTACTGCCGATCGCCATGGCGCTGGTCGGAGATCAGGGCCGTGTTGGTGAGGAAGAGCTGCTCGTGATGGAGGGCGAGCACGCCAGCATCACTCTGCAGGGCCAGCCTGGTGATAATGCCCCTGCACTATCCATGCTGCGGCGGTTCTCGGCGCCGGTCCATGTGCGTCTGGACCAGTCACTGGAGGAGTGCCTGCAATTGTTGTCTTCGGATGATGACCCCTTCTGCCGTTGGGATGCGGCCCAGCGTTTGGCGCGTCAGGTGCTTCTGGCGCGGGCTGAAAACCAGCCGAATCATGCCGTGGAGGAGGCTCTGATTCAGGCCCTGGAACAGAGGATCACCGCCTATGTCGGTGGTGATGGCATGGACCTGGCGGTGCTGCTTGCGCTTCCCGGACTGGCAGAACTGGAGGCGTTGCAATCGCCGGTGGATCCGTTGTTGCTCGATCAGGCGTTCCGGGATTGGACCCAGGAGATGGGTGTCCGGTTGCAACCGTCTCTGCGACGACTCCTGGACCTGGCGCGGGCTGACTGGGCTCTGGCCTGGCCAGCCGGCCAGGGAGGCCGTGCACTGACAGCGTTGGCTTGGCGTTGGCTTGCAGCTGCTGGGGATGCCTCGGTTCAGGCTGAAGCGCTGGCGGCGGTCTCCGGCCCTTCGATGACCCTCGCGCGGGGAGCATTGCGCGCTTTGCTGCCCCACGAGAGCGCTGAGCGTGAGCAAGCGATGGCCCTGTTTTACGACCGTTGGCAGGACAAACCCGTCATCCTTGACGCCTGGTTTGCGATGGAAGCGTCGGCCCCACGGCCGAATGCTCTTGAGCGGGTTCAGCAGCTTTTGGAGCACCCACGCTTTGATCCGCTTGCCCCCAATTCCCTGCGCGCCGTTCTGGGCGGATTCACCTCCAATGTGCCGGCCTTTCATGCCACCGATGGCAGTGGTTACCGGTTCATGGCTGGGCAGATTGCTGCGGTCGATTCCCGGAATCCGATCACGGCCTCACGGATGGCCAAGGTGTTCAGTCGTTGCAGCAGTTACGGTCCCGAACGCCAGAGGGTCATGCGTCAGGCCATCGACCAGCTGGCGTGCCAGCCGCTCTCAGCCAATACGGCGGAGGTGGTTCAGTTGCTCATGACGTGA
- a CDS encoding SRPBCC family protein, which translates to MFGRGLQTSSDSATAIEQTMERLPQGARRLAAELKSSMPVQLLWDVLTDYENLSRFIPNLSSSELIQRQGQTVRLQQVGSQQLLGLRFSAQVQLELTEYRHDGLLQFRMVKGDFRRFEGSWQIRQRPDGSSLLYELTVQGCLGMPIGLIEERLRDDLSSNLSAVVKEAQRRNG; encoded by the coding sequence ATGTTTGGACGTGGGCTTCAAACCTCCAGCGATTCAGCGACTGCGATTGAGCAGACCATGGAGCGGCTGCCCCAGGGTGCTCGTCGTCTCGCTGCGGAACTGAAATCTTCGATGCCTGTTCAGCTCCTCTGGGATGTGCTGACGGATTACGAGAATTTGTCCCGGTTTATCCCCAACCTCAGCTCCAGCGAGCTGATCCAGCGCCAAGGCCAGACGGTACGGCTTCAGCAGGTGGGCAGTCAGCAGCTCCTGGGGCTTCGGTTCTCCGCCCAGGTTCAGTTGGAGTTGACGGAGTATCGCCACGACGGACTGCTGCAGTTCCGCATGGTGAAAGGGGATTTCAGGCGGTTTGAAGGGTCGTGGCAGATCCGTCAACGTCCAGACGGCAGCTCACTGCTCTACGAGCTGACGGTTCAAGGCTGCCTAGGCATGCCGATTGGATTGATTGAAGAGCGACTGCGCGATGATCTTTCCAGCAATCTGAGCGCTGTGGTGAAGGAAGCGCAACGAAGAAACGGCTGA
- a CDS encoding cAMP phosphodiesterase: MSKYSVIRHSLAAAALLITAPLLCPSTALAQASKVKTTPATAMEVNTYGVMSIATFCEARAQKIDFNKSLAVALAGQLHVIYGKHGGLLPGSTKPLPEKQFLNNAGFMIVGGALKFCPKSVPSAEKARFEKAAASLKPAKK; this comes from the coding sequence TTGTCTAAGTACTCGGTGATTCGTCATTCCTTAGCCGCCGCAGCTCTATTGATTACAGCTCCATTGCTATGTCCCTCCACAGCTCTGGCCCAGGCGTCAAAGGTAAAGACCACTCCAGCTACGGCCATGGAAGTCAACACTTACGGAGTGATGTCGATCGCCACATTTTGCGAAGCGCGAGCTCAGAAGATTGATTTCAACAAGTCCTTGGCAGTGGCTCTCGCGGGTCAGTTGCATGTGATCTATGGCAAGCATGGAGGTCTGCTCCCCGGCTCCACGAAGCCCTTGCCTGAAAAGCAGTTTCTGAACAATGCCGGTTTTATGATTGTTGGTGGTGCTTTAAAGTTCTGTCCTAAATCTGTTCCCTCCGCTGAAAAAGCACGTTTTGAAAAAGCTGCAGCATCCTTGAAGCCGGCTAAAAAATAA